The nucleotide window GAAGTTGTGGATTGTATTAGAATCAATCCAGGAAATATTGGTGATAAAAATAGAGTTCAAGAAGTTGTTAAGGCTTGTACAGAGCGAAATATACCTATTAGAATTGGAGTAAATTCTGGGTCGCTTGAAAAGCAATTTGAAGACAAATATGGACAAACGCCTCAAGGTATGGTAGCTAGTGCTGATTACAATATCAAGTATCTTGAAGATTTAGGATTTACAAATTTAAAAGTTTCACTAAAAGCAAGTGATGTTCAAAGAACAGTAGAAGCTTATAGAATGTTAAGACCTATGAATAATTATCCATTTCATTTAGGTGTTACAGAAGCTGGAACTCAATTTCACTCAACTATTAAATCATCAATAGCTTTAGGTTCACTTTTACTTGATGGAATAGGAGATACTTTAAGAGTATCTATGACAGGAGAACTTGAAGAAGAGATAAAAGTTGGACGTGCAATACTAAAAGATGTCGGAATTGCAAAAGAGGGATTAAATATCGTTTCTTGTCCTACTTGTGGAAGAATAGAAGCAGATTTAGTAAGTGCAGTTACAGAAATAGAAAATAGAACAAAACATATTAAAACACCACTAGATGTTTCAGTTATGGGATGTGTTGTAAATGCAATAGGTGAAGCAAAAAGTGCAGATGTTGCAATTGCATTTGGAAAAGGAAGTGGACTTGTAATGAAAAAAGGTGAAATCATAGCCAAACTTTCAGGTAGTGAATTAATAAACAAATTTATTGAGGAAGTAGAAATAGAGGCAGAAAAAAGAAAATAATGCAAACTGCAAAAGCTAATTTTCAATTTTTTTTGGCGACTGAAGTTGAATCTATCACTGATGAATTTTTGAAGAAGTATATTATAAATGTGCGAGATATTGAAGATGAAGAGTTTGAAGAGATAAAAAACTTTTTTTCTTTGATAATAAAATACATTTGTACAAGCCAGATAGATAAAGCAGTTATAATTTGTAAAGAGTTGATACATAACAACATTGGATTGGGCATTCCATATGTTATGTTGACTCATGAATTAATCAATCTAATAGGCTTGATTATGAAAAAGTTACTTTATAAAAATGCAAAAAATGAACTTTATGAATTGTATCAGTTACAAGCAGTTTTTGAAGATACTATCGCAAAAATCTATTTAGATAAATATGTAAAAGATTTACAAAAGAAAAATTCTTTGAGAATATCAGGACTTAGTGATATATATGAACAAAATATTATTTTGTATTATAAATCTCATTTAGAATGGCTAACAGATTTATCAACAGCAGTTTCTCTAAGAGAAAATAGATTTTTCCCTGAAACAAATCATAATTTATGTGTTTTTGGTAAATGGTTATTAGATTCAGGAAAAAATATAATACAAAATAATTCAAAATATAAAAATATTTCAAAGTTACATGAAAATTTACATTTTATTGCAAAGCAGATTCAAAATTATATTTTAGAAGAAAAACCAAATAATCATATAATATTGACATATTTAGAAAAATGTGAAATGTTGTCTTTATCTTTGGGAACAGAATTGGCTTTGATTGATAATACTTTGATAAATTCTCAAGCTTCAAAAGACCCTTTAACAGGTGCTTTAAATAGACAAAGATTAAATAAACTTTATACAAATCAACTAGAAATATCTTTTGCCACAAGCGAGCCTTTTGTTCTTGCTATGTGTGATTTTGATTTTTTTAAAAAAATAAATGATAATTATGGTCATATAGCAG belongs to Arcobacter defluvii and includes:
- the ispG gene encoding flavodoxin-dependent (E)-4-hydroxy-3-methylbut-2-enyl-diphosphate synthase; amino-acid sequence: MIKRYPTKQIFVGNVPIGGDAPIPVQSMTFSKTSDVKATVEQITKLHFAGADIVRVAVPNMEAALALKEIKSQVELPLVADIHFHYKLALVAAEVVDCIRINPGNIGDKNRVQEVVKACTERNIPIRIGVNSGSLEKQFEDKYGQTPQGMVASADYNIKYLEDLGFTNLKVSLKASDVQRTVEAYRMLRPMNNYPFHLGVTEAGTQFHSTIKSSIALGSLLLDGIGDTLRVSMTGELEEEIKVGRAILKDVGIAKEGLNIVSCPTCGRIEADLVSAVTEIENRTKHIKTPLDVSVMGCVVNAIGEAKSADVAIAFGKGSGLVMKKGEIIAKLSGSELINKFIEEVEIEAEKRK
- a CDS encoding diguanylate cyclase — encoded protein: MQTAKANFQFFLATEVESITDEFLKKYIINVRDIEDEEFEEIKNFFSLIIKYICTSQIDKAVIICKELIHNNIGLGIPYVMLTHELINLIGLIMKKLLYKNAKNELYELYQLQAVFEDTIAKIYLDKYVKDLQKKNSLRISGLSDIYEQNIILYYKSHLEWLTDLSTAVSLRENRFFPETNHNLCVFGKWLLDSGKNIIQNNSKYKNISKLHENLHFIAKQIQNYILEEKPNNHIILTYLEKCEMLSLSLGTELALIDNTLINSQASKDPLTGALNRQRLNKLYTNQLEISFATSEPFVLAMCDFDFFKKINDNYGHIAGDKMLENFVPLVKQTLRTSDMIIRYGGEEFIFILPAIKEKKARELLNEVKENFAKFVLDYENHKISTTLSIGMYEINPENCDRSFFRDSNNAISIVDKKLYEAKNSGRNRVC